The window ACAATCGTTTTTTCAATCAGTGCCAGCGTGTCGGCGTCGATAAGCTGTCGGCTCGCCACGGCTCCCATGCCTCCGGTGTTAGGGCCTTCGTCGTTTTCCCCGATCCGCTTGTAATCGCGGGCTGGGGTGAAAATCAAGTACTTGTCATCGCAGACGGCGGCGAAGATGGAGACTTCCGGGCCGACCAGGCATTCCTCTACCAACAACCGGCCTTCGCCGAACTTTCGCTCGACCAGGACTTCATTCAAAAACTCCTCGGCACTCGCCTCATCGGCGCAAACAGCAACCCCCTTTCCTGCCGCCAGTCCGTCGAATTTTAGAACGGTTGGGTAAACCCCATTGATCGCAGCACGGGCTTCATCAATGTCGGCGCAGCCGGTGGCTTTCCCAGTCGGAATGTCATGGCGCAGCATGAACTGCTTGGCAAACTCCTTGCTCGCCTCGAGTTGGGCCGACTGCTTGTGCGGCCCCCAGCATGGGATACCTGCCTTTTCACAGAGATTGGCAAGCCCCTCGTCCTTGACCAGGTAGCTTTCCTCACCGGCAATGCAGAGCTCGATGTCGTTGGCACCCATCCAGTCGATCAGACTGCGCAGTCCGTCGACATCCACGCTTTTTGCGAGCGGCTCGATGGCGTCGCTTCCGGGGAAACAATAGAGGTCGGTCTCGACCGGAGATTCATTCAAAGCGGTGATCAGGGCGTGTTCACGCCCCCCTTTTCCAACAACGAGAATTTTCATCGCGGTCAATGAAGCGAACCGCACCAGACTAGGCAAGGTTTTCTCACCTCGAAAGGCGTATTTATGACCGCGAAGGGAGAGAAAGTCACCAAGCCAACTCAAACCTTCGAAACCACGAAAGGGACTGAATAGAGGAAATGCATATCAACTACGTACGAGGTTGGCGTCACCCGTATCATCATGACCCTTCTGTGCATGCTGTGCTTTCCACGGTTTTTGAGGTATTTGCCCCCATAAAACCAGGATTTCACAGGGTTGCACCATTTTTTTTACAGAATCTTTGAACATCAGGGTGGCCGAGATGTCTATTTCTCTGAAGAAAGGCGCGAGTTGTGTCGAACCTTTCCGACAAGTAAATGCAGTTGTCAGCTTCACGTGATGTTGTCAGCGTCACACGATCCTTTACCTGCCTACTGGTAAATCCATTTTACAGTATAAGGTAAACACTGGGGTTCCCCTCCAAAATGGCCCCCAAACCTACAGGAAGTTGATTATAAGAGCCCCAGGAGTCCTCCAACTCCCGGGGCTCTTTCTTTACTGATCGCCCCTCCGTTTGTCCCCTCCGTTTGTCCCTTCTGCTTGCTGTCTCGCCCGGATGGACACAGAATACCGGGGATTCGCCGCAAGACCGTCCAATTTCCCGACGTGTACCACGGATTCCCCCACCCCATCCACATTGCCTCCATGACCATCACACCGCCCATCTCCACGGCTGGCTCCGCATGGGTAATGGTTGCCACATCCCTCGCCGCCCCGCTGGTTTACAAAGCCGACAAGCCCACCGCGAAGGGCAAGAGGGCAAGCACCTCGAGCTGATCGGCAATGGCCACGAATATCCCGATAAACCCCTTAACCAACCTTGATTTTCGCCCTTCAGTGATTTTTTTCTGAAAAAGTTCGAACGTTTTATGAACAAGGGGGTCTATGGTAACTGTGGAGCGTAATGCGCCACTTTCATGTAAGGGTGAAATTCATAGTTTCTACTTCTCATGGCTGAAATTCGTAACTTCAGCGATGAAAGAAGATCCATATTAGACCCCGGGGAGAATCCTGTCTCTTCCCGGGGTCGTTTTTTTTCGGGGGACGTGATTTGCACCAAGCCGCTGATTTGTAACCGCGAAATACGCTGGATACGCGAAAGTTGCCCGCGCACGGCATGCTTTGAATCATCCCCCAAAGCCGTTTTCGCGTATTTCGTGTATTTGGCGGTTCAGGAAAAAACTTACCCCCACCTCCCTAAATTCCAGCCTTTAGTATTGCTACATGGGGATTCTCTCACTAAGTTCCCGCGCCTGTCCGCATCTATGGACACCCAACATAACTGATTTTTTCTGCAATGATTGAAAACATGCGCAAATACACCGGCCTGATGGTCGTCGTCTTCATCCTGCTCGGAGCAGGATTCCTGTTCACCATGAACGATATTGGCACCAGCAGCGGCGGTGGTATGGGCAGTGGCCCGACTTACCTCGAAGCCGCCGGCCGGTCACTTGACCAGCAGGAGTATCGCCGGATGGGCGACAGCACCCTCCAACTCGCCTCGGAAGCCGGACTGCACACCTACGTCAACTTCCTGATGGTGCCCGACGCCCGCCAGCTCCAGCAAGCGATGCAACTGATGCGCTACGGCTACCCGAATTACTACATCACCATGGGGCGCAACCTCACCAGCCAGGACTTCAACCGTTTTATTGCCAACCGGATCATCATCCAGAAAGCCATCGAAGACATGGGGATCTATGCCAGTGACGAGGAAGTCAGCGAGACCATCAAGACCTCCCAGCGCTTTGCTCCCGATGGGAAATTCAACGAGGCTGACTACGCCACCTTTGTCGACAAGCGCCTTGGCAAACTCGGTATGACCGAAAAAGACCTGCGCGAAGTTGTCCGCGAGAACCTCTGCCTGAACAAACTCATCGAAATCATCGGTGGTGGCCTGCTCGCACCGCGTAATGCCGTGCGCGACCAGCTTGAAGCCCAGCTGCAAACCATCACCCTGGCCCGCATCGTTTTCAACCGCGACGACTTTGTCGAAAAAGAAGACCCCACGGAGGAGGAAATCAAAGCCTACTGGGAAACCCATCAGGACGCCTACAAGACCGAGGAACAACGCCGTATCAACTACTTCCTGATCGATCTGCCGGCAGCGGAGAAGGAGGAGCTGCCCGCCCCCATCCCCCCCCTCGCCGCCGATGCCACCGAAGAGCAGAAAAAAGCCCACGCCGAAGCCGACAAGGCACGCACGGAGGCTATCGCCAAAGCCAAGGCGGAAAAAGACGAGGCCAACGCCAAGGCTGGCAAGGAACTCAGGAAACAAATCAACGATATCTCCCAGAAGGTCTACGATCGTATGGAGGACAAGCTGCCACTCAACTTCGAGGAAATCCTCGCTGAGAGCAACCATACCCTGGTCAAAACCGGGCTCTTCACCCAAGCCAACATGCCCAAGGAAATTGCCGACCTCACCCTGCGCGGCAATGTCAACCAAGGCAGGTCGCTGGCCGAGGAAATCTTCGGAACCGCGAATTCGAAAGACCCCTACGACCTCATCTCCGACCCACTCCCCGTGGGTGAGCACGGCTGGATCATCTACACGCTCGAAGAAGTGGTTGTCCCCGAGCTTCTCGATTACGCAGCGGCACGCAACAAGGCACGCGCCCAGCTCATCGCCGAGAACGGCTCCAAGAAAGTCAAGGAAGCGGCCAAGGCTGCCAGGGACGCCATCGTCGAGCTGATGAAGTCCGGTAAGAGCTTTGATGCCGCTGCCAAGGAAAAGGGCCTCGTACCGGTCCAGGTAGGCCCCTTCTCCCTGAGTGGCGTCGCCCCCAAGGACGAGCCCAGCTTCCGTTTGCTTCATCAAAAAGCCAGCGGCCTCAACCCGGGTGAGGTCTCCGAGACCATCGACGAAAACGACCGCTCCCTGTTCTTCTACGTCGACAAACGTGAAATCGAGGACACCGAGGAAAGCAAGCGACGGATCGATTTCTCCATCGAGAACAACAAAAACGAACTTATGATCCTCACCTTCCTGAACTGGATCAATCACCAGTATCAGTCAGCCGAGGTCAAAGGCCTCGCCACCCAGGAGCAATAACGTCAAAGAGGGTTGCCCACCCCTGCCCACCCCTGCCCACCCCGACACCTGACCCCCGACACCTGCCCTCCGTCCCCCGACATGTTCTATCTAACAACAGCCATCGACTACACCAATGGCGCGCCCCACATTGGTCACGCCTATGAAAAAGTACTCGCTGATGTCATCGCACGCTACCGTCGCTTACGTGGTGATGAAGTTTATTATCTGACCGGTGTTGACCAGCACGGTCAGAAGGTCCAGCAGACCGCTGAAAAAGACGGTGTCAACCCCGCCACCTACGTCAAGCGTATCACCAAGGGATTCACCCATGCCTGGGAAAAGCTGGGCCTCGGCTACGATGGCTGGGCGGAAACCACCAACCCTGAACACAAGGCCTGCGTGCAGGGTATTCTGCAAAAGCTCTACGACGAGGGCCAGATCTACAAGCAGCGCTACACCGGCTATTACTCGATCCGGCAAGAACAGTTTCTCACCGACAAGGAACGCAACGAAAACGGCGAATTCGGCGATGAGTGGGGCGAAGTCGAGGAGCGTGACGAGGAAAACTACTACTTCAAACTCAGCGAGCATGTGGCCTGGCTGAGGCAGCATGTGGAATCGCACGATGACTTTGTCATCCCCCACTTCCGCAAGGCGGATGTGCTGAATGCCATCGATCGGACCGAAGGC of the Akkermansiaceae bacterium genome contains:
- the purD gene encoding phosphoribosylamine--glycine ligase is translated as MKILVVGKGGREHALITALNESPVETDLYCFPGSDAIEPLAKSVDVDGLRSLIDWMGANDIELCIAGEESYLVKDEGLANLCEKAGIPCWGPHKQSAQLEASKEFAKQFMLRHDIPTGKATGCADIDEARAAINGVYPTVLKFDGLAAGKGVAVCADEASAEEFLNEVLVERKFGEGRLLVEECLVGPEVSIFAAVCDDKYLIFTPARDYKRIGENDEGPNTGGMGAVASRQLIDADTLALIEKTIVKPTVDGLVKDGLPYRGYLYFGLMMTADGPKIIEYNCRFGDPECQAVMPLVKGDIASFCLAAAKGEMKPELLSFDEGWSVCLILASAGYPASSRCGDVISGLENVQNARVYHAGTRRNADGDWETNGGRVLAVVAGGEDRLTAVDAAYAELEKVSFDGAQKRGDIGRMHF
- a CDS encoding SurA N-terminal domain-containing protein, with protein sequence MIENMRKYTGLMVVVFILLGAGFLFTMNDIGTSSGGGMGSGPTYLEAAGRSLDQQEYRRMGDSTLQLASEAGLHTYVNFLMVPDARQLQQAMQLMRYGYPNYYITMGRNLTSQDFNRFIANRIIIQKAIEDMGIYASDEEVSETIKTSQRFAPDGKFNEADYATFVDKRLGKLGMTEKDLREVVRENLCLNKLIEIIGGGLLAPRNAVRDQLEAQLQTITLARIVFNRDDFVEKEDPTEEEIKAYWETHQDAYKTEEQRRINYFLIDLPAAEKEELPAPIPPLAADATEEQKKAHAEADKARTEAIAKAKAEKDEANAKAGKELRKQINDISQKVYDRMEDKLPLNFEEILAESNHTLVKTGLFTQANMPKEIADLTLRGNVNQGRSLAEEIFGTANSKDPYDLISDPLPVGEHGWIIYTLEEVVVPELLDYAAARNKARAQLIAENGSKKVKEAAKAARDAIVELMKSGKSFDAAAKEKGLVPVQVGPFSLSGVAPKDEPSFRLLHQKASGLNPGEVSETIDENDRSLFFYVDKREIEDTEESKRRIDFSIENNKNELMILTFLNWINHQYQSAEVKGLATQEQ